The Niastella koreensis GR20-10 genome includes a window with the following:
- a CDS encoding sulfatase family protein has translation MNKHTQVIRIIMIATLQLFALRNTFSQATAQRPNIIYMMSDDHAYQAISAYGYGLNQTPNIDKLAEQGVLFKRAYVTNSICGPSRAVMLTGKFSHVNGFTDNHSTFDGNQQTVAKLLHNSGYTTAVIGKWHLVSDPQGFDYWNVHPGQGDYYNPDFIENGIRKRVEGYSTNLVTDFAIKWLDQRDKSKPFFLIYQQKAPHRNWMPEPKYYHLFDSVQFPVPANFFDDYSTRTSAAREQEMEIARHMTDTYDLKLAFDLPKESQRGLNSLWTSIYNRLTPEEKQKWEEAYKPSNDAFYKAHLSGKELAIWKYQRYMKDYMRCVQSVDDNVGRLMDYLKANGLDKNTIIIYTSDQGFFLGEHGWFDKRWMYEESFRTPLIVKWPGVTNKKVVTESMVQNVDFAETILEMAGLPIPTDMQGKSFVPLLKGKQKGNVHDALYYHFYENQEHKVAKHIGIRTDRYKLICFYEKNEWELYDLQKDKSEMHNVYNDPAYGKVQAEMKQKLLELKKQYKDPVPEIIP, from the coding sequence ATGAATAAACATACACAGGTTATCCGTATAATAATGATTGCAACTTTGCAATTGTTTGCTCTACGAAATACGTTTTCCCAGGCCACCGCTCAACGGCCCAATATCATTTACATGATGAGCGATGACCATGCTTACCAGGCCATCAGCGCGTATGGCTATGGGTTGAACCAAACGCCCAATATTGATAAACTGGCAGAACAGGGCGTTTTGTTCAAGCGGGCTTATGTTACCAACTCTATTTGTGGCCCCAGCCGGGCGGTAATGCTTACCGGTAAGTTCAGTCATGTAAATGGGTTTACTGATAATCACAGTACGTTTGACGGCAACCAGCAAACGGTTGCCAAACTCTTACATAATAGCGGGTATACTACCGCTGTTATAGGCAAATGGCACCTGGTTTCTGATCCACAGGGATTTGATTACTGGAACGTCCATCCGGGCCAGGGTGATTATTACAATCCCGATTTTATTGAAAACGGCATACGTAAAAGGGTAGAAGGGTATAGCACTAATCTTGTTACAGATTTTGCCATTAAATGGCTCGATCAACGGGATAAAAGCAAACCGTTCTTTCTTATCTATCAACAGAAAGCGCCCCACCGCAACTGGATGCCGGAACCAAAATATTATCACCTGTTCGACAGTGTGCAGTTCCCGGTTCCTGCCAACTTCTTTGATGATTACAGTACCCGAACCAGCGCTGCCCGCGAACAGGAAATGGAGATCGCCAGGCATATGACCGATACCTACGATCTTAAGCTGGCCTTTGATCTGCCTAAGGAAAGCCAACGCGGATTGAATAGTTTATGGACAAGTATTTACAACCGGTTAACGCCGGAAGAAAAACAAAAATGGGAAGAGGCCTATAAACCATCTAATGATGCGTTTTATAAAGCTCATCTTTCCGGTAAGGAACTGGCCATCTGGAAATACCAGCGTTATATGAAAGATTACATGCGTTGTGTGCAAAGTGTGGATGACAATGTGGGCCGGTTGATGGATTATCTGAAAGCGAATGGCCTCGATAAAAACACCATCATTATTTATACCTCCGATCAGGGATTCTTCCTGGGCGAACACGGGTGGTTTGATAAACGATGGATGTACGAAGAATCTTTCCGCACGCCGCTTATTGTAAAATGGCCCGGCGTTACCAATAAAAAGGTAGTCACGGAAAGTATGGTGCAGAATGTAGATTTTGCTGAAACCATCCTGGAGATGGCCGGTTTACCAATTCCCACCGATATGCAGGGAAAAAGTTTTGTTCCATTGTTGAAGGGTAAACAAAAAGGAAATGTGCATGATGCTTTATATTACCACTTTTATGAGAACCAGGAACACAAAGTAGCCAAACACATTGGGATAAGAACCGACCGGTACAAACTGATCTGTTTTTACGAAAAGAATGAATGGGAGTTGTATGACCTGCAGAAAGATAAATCGGAAATGCACAATGTTTATAACGATCCTGCCTATGGTAAAGTACAGGCGGAAATGAAACAAAAGCTGCTGGAACTTAAGAAACAATACAAAGATCCGGTACCGGAGATAATCCCATAA